The Pseudomonas baetica genome includes a region encoding these proteins:
- a CDS encoding DMT family transporter, whose product MPNAEQAHTPPSDMPVYLSLAAVTMVWGGTFVAGRFLAGSLSPMFAASLRFLLASAALLGFLWLARIPLARPTPRQWSQLTLLGFFGIFFYNVCFFYGLQYINASRASLIVALNPAVIGLASWLLFKEHLGRMKVAGITICIAGAGLVIVSRHPQLMTAAPDAWMGDLLIFGCVLGWGVYSLFSRRLNQTLGPVQTVTYSILIGTLMLWTLAAVRGELSWTALVQLGAAQWLSLGYLGVLGSALAYIGYYDGIRKIGATRSGVFIALNPLTAVILGALLLGEQLTLAMCLGGALILAGIYLCNKPLAPALKKRIL is encoded by the coding sequence ATGCCTAATGCCGAGCAAGCCCACACACCCCCATCAGACATGCCGGTGTATCTGAGCCTCGCGGCCGTCACCATGGTGTGGGGGGGAACATTTGTCGCTGGCCGGTTTCTGGCCGGTAGTCTCAGTCCGATGTTTGCTGCAAGCCTTCGATTCCTGTTGGCCAGTGCCGCGCTGCTCGGTTTCTTGTGGCTCGCGCGGATCCCCTTGGCGCGGCCGACGCCACGGCAATGGTCGCAACTGACGCTGCTCGGGTTCTTCGGCATCTTCTTCTACAACGTGTGCTTCTTTTATGGCCTTCAGTACATCAACGCGTCGCGGGCCTCGTTGATTGTTGCGTTGAATCCTGCGGTGATTGGCCTCGCTTCATGGCTGCTGTTCAAAGAGCACCTTGGACGTATGAAGGTCGCGGGTATCACGATCTGCATTGCCGGCGCCGGTCTGGTCATTGTCAGCCGTCATCCGCAACTGATGACAGCGGCACCGGATGCGTGGATGGGGGACCTGTTGATTTTCGGTTGCGTATTGGGCTGGGGTGTTTATTCGCTGTTTTCCCGCCGCCTCAACCAGACACTTGGGCCGGTGCAGACCGTGACGTACTCGATCCTGATCGGCACGCTGATGCTGTGGACATTGGCAGCGGTTCGCGGTGAATTGAGCTGGACGGCGCTGGTCCAGCTGGGCGCGGCGCAATGGCTCAGTCTGGGCTATCTCGGTGTGCTCGGCTCGGCGCTGGCCTACATCGGCTATTACGATGGCATCCGCAAAATCGGCGCCACCCGATCCGGCGTTTTTATCGCCTTGAACCCATTGACCGCCGTGATCCTCGGCGCACTATTGCTCGGTGAGCAACTGACACTGGCCATGTGTCTGGGTGGCGCACTGATCCTCGCAGGCATTTACCTGTGTAACAAACCCCTTGCACCGGCGTTGAAAAAGCGGATTTTATAG
- the hppD gene encoding 4-hydroxyphenylpyruvate dioxygenase: protein MADLYENPMGLMGFEFIELASPVPGTLEPIFEIMGFTKVATHRSKNVHLYRQGAINLILNNEPNSVASYFAAEHGPSVCGMAFRVKDSQKAYKRALEIGAQPIHIETGPMELNLPAIKGIGGAPLYLIDRFGEGSSIYDIDFVFIEGVDRNPVGAGLKIIDHLTHNVYRGRMAYWANFYEKLFNFREIRYFDIKGEYTGLTSKAMTAPDGMIRIPLNEESSKGAGQIEEFLMQFNGEGIQHVAFLSDDLIKTWDHLKKIGMRFMTAPPETYYEMLEGRLPNHGEPVDQLQSRGILLDGSSEQGDKRLLLQIFSQTLMGPVFFEFIQRKGDDGFGEGNFKALFESIERDQVRRGVLATE, encoded by the coding sequence ATGGCAGATTTATACGAAAACCCAATGGGCCTGATGGGCTTTGAGTTCATCGAGCTGGCATCGCCGGTCCCTGGCACCCTGGAGCCGATCTTCGAGATCATGGGCTTCACTAAAGTCGCGACCCACCGTTCCAAGAACGTGCACCTGTATCGTCAGGGCGCGATCAACCTGATTCTCAATAACGAACCGAACAGTGTGGCGTCGTACTTCGCGGCCGAGCACGGTCCGTCGGTATGCGGCATGGCGTTCCGCGTCAAGGATTCGCAAAAGGCCTACAAGCGCGCGCTGGAAATCGGCGCCCAGCCGATCCACATCGAAACCGGGCCGATGGAGCTTAACCTGCCGGCGATCAAAGGCATTGGTGGCGCGCCGCTGTACCTGATCGACCGTTTTGGCGAAGGCAGCTCGATCTATGACATCGACTTCGTGTTTATCGAAGGTGTTGATCGCAATCCGGTCGGTGCCGGCCTGAAAATCATCGACCACCTGACGCACAACGTGTACCGCGGTCGCATGGCTTACTGGGCGAACTTCTACGAGAAGCTGTTCAACTTCCGCGAAATCCGTTACTTCGACATCAAGGGTGAATACACCGGTCTGACCTCGAAAGCGATGACCGCTCCGGACGGCATGATCCGCATCCCGCTGAACGAAGAGTCGTCTAAAGGCGCCGGGCAGATCGAAGAGTTCCTGATGCAGTTCAATGGCGAGGGCATCCAGCACGTCGCGTTCCTCTCCGACGACCTGATCAAGACCTGGGATCACCTGAAAAAAATCGGCATGCGCTTCATGACCGCACCGCCGGAAACCTACTACGAAATGCTTGAAGGCCGCCTGCCGAATCACGGCGAGCCGGTTGACCAACTGCAATCGCGCGGCATTCTGCTCGACGGTTCGTCGGAGCAGGGCGACAAGCGCCTGCTGCTGCAGATCTTCTCGCAAACCCTGATGGGCCCAGTGTTCTTCGAATTCATCCAGCGTAAAGGCGACGATGGTTTCGGTGAAGGCAACTTCAAGGCACTGTTCGAGTCGATCGAGCGTGACCAGGTGCGTCGTGGTGTACTTGCCACCGAGTAA
- a CDS encoding glycerate kinase yields the protein MKIVIAPDSFKDSLSAQGVAEAIALGLSQVWPHATLIKCPMADGGEGTVESILAACEGELRRNRVRGPLGTPVDAAWGWLPHNHTAIIEMAEASGLQLVPPGQRDACISSTFGTGELIRAALDAGAQRVILAIGGSATNDGGAGAMQALGVKLLDGQNQSLVPGGLALAQLAHLDLSDLDPRLAHVRFDIAADVNNPLCGPHGASAIFGPQKGASPAQVQQLDQALGHFAQLSAQALGKDVRDEPGSGAAGGLGFAAKAFLGAQFQAGVEVVAELVGLAEAVKGADLVITGEGRFDAQTLRGKTPFGVARIARQHDVPVIVIAGTLGEGYQELYNHGIDAAFAVTSGPMTLEQACAEAPRLLRERATDIARVWQLAAKP from the coding sequence ATGAAGATCGTCATTGCCCCCGATTCGTTCAAGGACAGCCTGAGTGCCCAAGGCGTCGCCGAGGCCATTGCCCTGGGCCTTTCGCAAGTGTGGCCGCACGCCACGCTGATCAAATGCCCGATGGCTGACGGCGGCGAAGGCACGGTCGAATCGATTCTCGCCGCGTGCGAAGGCGAGTTGCGCCGTAACCGTGTGCGTGGCCCGTTGGGCACGCCGGTTGACGCCGCATGGGGCTGGTTGCCGCACAACCACACCGCAATCATCGAAATGGCCGAGGCCAGTGGTTTGCAGCTGGTGCCGCCGGGGCAGCGCGATGCCTGCATCAGCAGCACGTTCGGCACGGGCGAACTGATTCGTGCGGCGCTGGACGCCGGCGCACAACGGGTAATTCTGGCGATTGGCGGCAGCGCGACCAATGATGGTGGTGCCGGAGCCATGCAGGCACTGGGTGTGAAATTGCTGGATGGGCAAAACCAGTCGTTGGTGCCCGGTGGTCTGGCATTGGCACAACTGGCGCACCTGGACTTGAGCGACCTGGACCCGCGTCTGGCGCACGTGCGTTTCGATATCGCCGCCGACGTGAACAATCCGCTGTGCGGCCCGCACGGTGCTTCGGCAATTTTCGGCCCGCAGAAAGGGGCATCGCCGGCGCAAGTGCAACAACTCGATCAGGCTCTGGGGCATTTCGCCCAGTTGAGTGCGCAAGCGTTGGGCAAAGACGTTCGCGACGAACCCGGCAGCGGTGCTGCAGGTGGTTTGGGGTTTGCCGCCAAGGCATTTCTCGGTGCGCAATTTCAAGCTGGGGTCGAGGTAGTCGCCGAGTTAGTCGGGCTGGCCGAAGCGGTCAAAGGCGCGGATCTGGTGATCACCGGGGAAGGGCGCTTCGACGCGCAGACGTTGCGTGGCAAAACTCCGTTCGGCGTGGCGCGGATTGCCAGACAACACGACGTGCCGGTGATCGTCATTGCCGGGACGCTGGGAGAGGGCTATCAGGAACTCTACAACCACGGTATCGATGCGGCGTTTGCCGTCACCAGTGGCCCCATGACGCTGGAGCAGGCCTGCGCTGAAGCACCACGATTGCTGCGTGAACGCGCTACCGATATCGCCCGCGTGTGGCAACTCGCCGCAAAACCCTGA
- a CDS encoding MFS transporter: protein MSQSAAATQTIDDDKNAVYKRITLRLIPFIFICYLFNYLDRVNVGFAKLQMLDALKFSETVYGLGAGIFFIGYVLCGVPSNLALTKFGPRRWIAVMMITWGTLSTCLLFVTTPTEFYTLRLFTGAAEAGFFPGVVLYLSQWFPTFRRGRIMALFMSAIPVSGLLGSPFSGWILNHFAAGQGGLAGWQWMFLLQGIPTVILGVLAYFLLSDSFANAKWLTAHERAVLEADQAEDLANKPKTTSDSLLAVFKNPAIWAFGLIYFCIQSGVYAINFWLPSIIKNLGFSDNLVIGWLSAIPYLLAAVFMLVVGRSADLRKERRWHLVVPMLMGAIGLVIAVNFAANPAIAILGLTIATMGALTGLPMFWPVPTAMLSAGAAAGGLALINSMGQMAGFLSPYLVGWVKDSTGSTDAALYLLAGVIVAGSLLALRMTRTLRA, encoded by the coding sequence ATGTCGCAGAGCGCCGCAGCTACCCAGACCATCGACGACGATAAAAACGCCGTTTATAAACGCATCACCCTGCGTTTAATCCCCTTCATCTTCATCTGCTACCTGTTCAACTACCTCGACCGGGTCAACGTTGGATTCGCCAAACTGCAGATGCTCGACGCACTGAAATTCAGCGAAACCGTTTATGGCCTTGGCGCCGGTATCTTCTTCATCGGCTACGTGCTGTGCGGCGTGCCGAGCAACCTGGCACTGACCAAATTTGGTCCACGGCGCTGGATTGCCGTGATGATGATCACCTGGGGCACGCTGTCGACCTGCCTGCTGTTCGTCACCACGCCGACCGAGTTTTATACCCTGCGTCTGTTTACCGGTGCGGCGGAAGCCGGGTTCTTCCCCGGCGTCGTGCTGTACCTTTCGCAGTGGTTCCCGACCTTCCGCCGTGGCCGGATCATGGCGCTGTTCATGTCGGCGATCCCGGTCTCCGGCTTGCTCGGCAGCCCGTTCTCGGGCTGGATTCTCAATCACTTCGCCGCAGGCCAGGGCGGTTTGGCCGGTTGGCAGTGGATGTTTCTGCTGCAAGGCATTCCGACCGTGATCCTCGGGGTGCTCGCCTACTTCCTGTTGAGCGACAGCTTCGCCAATGCCAAATGGCTGACTGCGCATGAGCGTGCCGTGCTCGAAGCGGATCAGGCCGAGGACCTGGCGAACAAGCCAAAGACCACCTCCGACTCATTGCTCGCGGTGTTCAAGAACCCGGCGATCTGGGCGTTTGGCTTGATCTACTTCTGTATCCAGAGCGGCGTGTACGCGATCAATTTCTGGCTGCCGTCGATCATCAAGAACCTCGGTTTCAGTGACAACCTGGTGATCGGCTGGTTGAGTGCGATTCCGTATCTGCTGGCAGCGGTATTCATGCTGGTGGTCGGGCGTTCGGCGGATCTGCGCAAAGAGCGCCGCTGGCATCTGGTGGTGCCAATGCTGATGGGCGCGATCGGACTGGTGATCGCGGTGAATTTCGCAGCCAATCCGGCAATTGCGATTCTCGGTTTGACCATTGCCACCATGGGCGCGCTGACCGGGCTGCCGATGTTCTGGCCGGTGCCAACGGCCATGTTGAGCGCCGGCGCCGCTGCCGGTGGTTTGGCGCTGATCAACTCGATGGGGCAAATGGCCGGGTTCCTTAGCCCTTATCTGGTGGGTTGGGTCAAGGACAGCACCGGCTCGACCGATGCCGCGTTGTATCTGCTGGCGGGTGTGATTGTTGCCGGCAGCTTGCTGGCGTTGCGCATGACGCGGACGTTGCGGGCTTGA
- a CDS encoding LysR family transcriptional regulator: MSSILDLEIFVRVADSGSISAAARDLDLTPAACSIALKRLETRLGIRLLARSTRSMRLTEEGRRYLASVRLALGTLAEGEQALQQQTEGLNGALQLAAPSDFGRNVLLPWLDDFKREHPRIQLQLLLNDRHADLFRETVDIALRFGVPSDSTLVALPILPAHRRVACASPDYLAHHGTPQDPRQLSQHSALLYLRNGRPYNTWRFSRDDETLEVEVRGDYLSDDGEVARRWALAGHGIAYKAWLDVAEDVRAGRLVTLLDDWQGESAPFNLLCPHRMQVSERVKVLQLFLQERCRGLNR, from the coding sequence ATGAGCTCGATTCTCGATCTGGAAATCTTCGTCCGCGTGGCCGATTCCGGGAGCATTTCCGCCGCCGCCCGGGATCTGGATCTGACCCCTGCGGCTTGCAGCATCGCCTTGAAACGCCTGGAAACCCGCCTCGGTATCCGCTTGCTCGCCCGCTCCACCCGCAGCATGCGCCTGACCGAAGAAGGCCGGCGTTATCTTGCAAGCGTGCGTCTGGCGCTCGGCACCCTGGCCGAGGGTGAACAGGCCTTGCAGCAACAGACCGAAGGCCTCAACGGTGCTTTACAACTGGCGGCGCCCTCGGACTTCGGACGCAATGTGCTGCTGCCGTGGCTGGACGATTTCAAGCGCGAGCATCCGCGTATTCAGTTGCAGCTGCTGCTCAACGACCGGCATGCCGATCTGTTTCGCGAAACCGTGGACATCGCGCTGCGCTTCGGGGTGCCGAGCGATTCGACGCTGGTGGCATTGCCGATTCTGCCTGCGCATCGTCGCGTTGCCTGCGCCAGTCCCGACTATCTTGCGCACCACGGTACGCCGCAAGATCCCCGCCAATTGAGCCAGCACAGCGCCCTGCTCTATCTGCGTAACGGCCGGCCTTACAACACTTGGCGCTTCAGTCGCGACGACGAAACGCTGGAAGTCGAAGTGCGCGGCGACTACCTCAGCGACGACGGCGAAGTCGCCCGCCGCTGGGCGCTGGCCGGGCATGGCATCGCCTACAAGGCCTGGCTGGATGTCGCCGAAGACGTGCGCGCCGGACGGCTGGTGACACTGCTCGATGACTGGCAAGGCGAGAGCGCGCCGTTCAATCTGCTTTGCCCGCATCGAATGCAGGTGTCAGAACGGGTTAAAGTCTTGCAGCTGTTTTTGCAGGAACGCTGCCGTGGGTTGAACCGATAA
- a CDS encoding methyl-accepting chemotaxis protein, with protein sequence MSLRNLNIAPRAFLGFAFIALLVIVLGVFAVNRMSIIRQASIDMESNQIPGVAQLSAVTENVLRLRILSYRTLVNREPSDLQDTAGLIGAVLDKLRAAQASYAALPTGGEERALYQTFVSTLDNYLQAQKQMMDLSRHDKLEDMRTLMNTRIKDGTDQMGEQLNRLIAINAADAKTASLQAGDNYDSAITGIVIVAVVAALATVLLALLLTRSIVTPLNRAVEAAQTIADGNLTKLIEVDGKDEPARLLTALAAMQTNLRKTIEQIAGSATQLGAAAEELSAVTEEASRGLQQQNNEIEQAATAVNEMTAAVEEVARNAVSTSEASNQSTHAAREGRDQVVKTVDAIQTMTHDVQNTAQMIEGLAAQGRDIGKVLDVIRAIAEQTNLLALNAAIEAARAGEAGRGFAVVADEVRALAHRTAQSTQEIEKMVAGIQNGTGEAVSSMQQSNQRTQSTLEMARAAGVALEQITQSIHQINERNLVIASASEEQAQVSREVDRNLVNIRDLATQSADGANQTSAATHELSRLAVNLNTMVARFVI encoded by the coding sequence ATGTCCTTACGTAACCTGAATATCGCGCCCCGTGCCTTCCTTGGTTTTGCGTTTATTGCCTTGTTGGTGATCGTGCTCGGTGTGTTTGCCGTCAACCGCATGTCGATCATCCGCCAGGCTTCCATCGACATGGAGTCGAACCAGATTCCCGGCGTGGCTCAACTCAGCGCGGTGACGGAAAACGTTCTGCGTCTGCGAATCTTGTCCTACCGCACACTGGTCAATCGCGAACCCTCCGACTTGCAGGATACTGCGGGGCTCATTGGCGCGGTGCTCGACAAGTTGCGCGCAGCTCAAGCCAGCTATGCTGCGCTGCCGACCGGTGGTGAGGAACGAGCGCTCTACCAGACCTTCGTATCGACGCTGGATAACTACTTGCAAGCGCAAAAACAGATGATGGACCTGTCGCGTCACGACAAACTCGAAGACATGCGCACTCTGATGAACACGCGGATCAAGGACGGTACCGACCAGATGGGCGAGCAGTTGAATAGACTGATCGCCATCAACGCTGCCGATGCGAAAACTGCATCGCTTCAGGCGGGCGATAATTACGACAGCGCCATCACCGGCATCGTCATCGTCGCGGTGGTTGCCGCGCTCGCCACCGTGTTGCTGGCGCTGTTGTTGACGCGCAGCATCGTCACCCCGCTGAACCGTGCCGTTGAGGCGGCGCAAACCATCGCCGATGGCAACCTGACCAAGCTTATCGAAGTCGACGGCAAGGACGAACCGGCGCGCCTGCTCACCGCCCTTGCCGCGATGCAGACCAACCTGCGCAAAACCATCGAACAGATCGCCGGTTCCGCCACGCAACTGGGCGCCGCCGCCGAGGAGCTCAGCGCCGTCACCGAAGAAGCCTCCCGTGGCCTGCAACAGCAGAACAATGAAATCGAACAGGCGGCCACCGCCGTCAACGAGATGACCGCCGCAGTGGAGGAGGTGGCGCGTAACGCCGTGTCGACTTCCGAAGCCTCGAACCAGTCGACCCACGCCGCCCGTGAAGGTCGCGATCAAGTGGTGAAAACCGTCGACGCGATCCAGACCATGACCCACGACGTGCAGAACACCGCGCAAATGATCGAAGGCCTCGCCGCGCAAGGTCGCGACATCGGCAAAGTGCTCGACGTGATCCGGGCGATTGCCGAACAGACCAACCTGCTGGCACTCAACGCCGCCATTGAAGCCGCTCGCGCAGGTGAAGCCGGACGTGGTTTCGCCGTGGTCGCGGACGAAGTACGCGCACTGGCCCATCGCACTGCGCAGTCGACGCAAGAGATCGAGAAAATGGTTGCCGGCATTCAGAACGGCACCGGCGAAGCGGTTTCCTCGATGCAGCAAAGCAACCAGCGCACTCAGTCCACCCTGGAAATGGCCCGCGCTGCGGGCGTTGCACTGGAGCAGATCACCCAGTCGATCCACCAGATCAACGAACGCAACCTGGTGATCGCCAGTGCTTCGGAAGAGCAGGCGCAGGTCTCGCGTGAAGTCGACCGCAACCTGGTCAACATCCGTGACCTGGCCACGCAATCGGCTGACGGCGCCAACCAGACCAGCGCCGCGACCCACGAACTGTCGCGTCTGGCGGTGAATTTGAATACCATGGTGGCGCGTTTTGTGATTTGA
- a CDS encoding LysR family transcriptional regulator, with protein sequence MTLTQLEIFSLVAELRGFTLAAHRLGISQSAVSHAMKSLEQELGVELLRRHQSQVELSDIGEQLLLRARAMLGLANTLRQEAADARGMKRGTLRIGSFGPTSSIRLLPSILRRYREAHPGIEVHINEGPDRQVIQWLEERRIDIGFVVLPEERFDTFALIEDQMVALLPTAHPLAARPALSLKELCADPFVLTEAGSSELVLRLFNAAKLQPNIRYRCSQLLSTLDTVSRGDAITLVAEASLPDTQQRNYVTIPLVPTVNRQVGLAVLDRRQASPAALAFIELAARMNHR encoded by the coding sequence ATGACCCTCACTCAACTCGAGATCTTCTCGCTGGTCGCCGAGCTGCGTGGATTCACCCTCGCCGCGCATCGCCTGGGCATTTCGCAATCGGCGGTGTCCCACGCGATGAAGTCGCTGGAGCAAGAACTGGGCGTTGAATTGCTGCGCCGGCATCAATCGCAGGTGGAACTCAGTGATATCGGCGAGCAGTTATTGCTGCGCGCCCGAGCGATGCTCGGTCTGGCCAACACGCTGCGCCAGGAAGCGGCGGACGCACGTGGCATGAAACGTGGCACTTTGCGTATTGGCTCATTCGGGCCGACTTCGTCAATCAGGTTGCTGCCGAGCATTTTGCGACGCTATCGCGAGGCCCACCCCGGGATTGAAGTGCACATCAATGAGGGCCCCGATCGGCAAGTCATTCAGTGGCTGGAAGAACGGCGGATCGACATCGGTTTCGTGGTGTTGCCCGAAGAACGATTCGATACTTTTGCCTTGATCGAGGACCAGATGGTTGCCCTGCTCCCCACCGCGCACCCCTTGGCGGCGCGGCCCGCGCTGAGCCTGAAAGAACTTTGTGCTGACCCATTCGTTCTCACCGAGGCCGGATCCTCAGAGTTGGTTTTAAGATTGTTTAACGCGGCGAAGCTGCAACCGAACATCCGTTATCGGTGCTCGCAATTGCTCAGCACGCTCGACACGGTCAGTCGGGGCGACGCGATCACCCTGGTAGCCGAAGCTTCACTGCCGGACACACAACAGCGCAATTACGTAACAATACCGTTGGTACCCACCGTGAATCGCCAGGTCGGTCTCGCTGTGCTCGACCGGCGCCAGGCCTCACCGGCAGCGCTGGCCTTTATCGAACTGGCCGCCCGCATGAATCACCGATGA
- the rarD gene encoding EamA family transporter RarD, with translation MSKGIALSVSASVLFAVMYYYTSLLTPLSGVEIFGWRMLLTVPCMTVFMLVSGEWRRVLELVRLMAAKPKLIGALLVSAALLGVQLWLFMWAPLNGYSLDVSLGYFLLPLAMVLTGRIAYGDSLSYLQKIAVFFASLGVLNELYQVGGFSWATVVVVVGYPLYFVLRKYLKTDNLGGLWVDMTLMLPVAYWFVQGGEQGFGVFDQYPGLLWLIPLLGLISASALVVYIIASRLLPFSLFGLLSYVEPVLLLGVALLLGESIKSGEWLTYIPIWLAVVVLVFEGFKHLMRQRRP, from the coding sequence TTGTCTAAAGGTATCGCTTTATCGGTTTCGGCCTCGGTGCTGTTTGCCGTCATGTATTACTACACCTCGTTGCTCACCCCGTTGAGCGGCGTGGAGATCTTTGGCTGGCGGATGCTGCTGACCGTGCCGTGCATGACCGTGTTCATGCTGGTATCCGGGGAATGGCGGCGAGTGCTGGAGCTGGTCCGCCTGATGGCGGCGAAGCCGAAACTGATCGGCGCCTTGCTCGTCTCTGCGGCCCTGCTCGGCGTGCAACTGTGGCTATTCATGTGGGCTCCGCTCAACGGCTACAGCCTCGATGTTTCGCTGGGCTACTTCCTGCTGCCGCTGGCCATGGTGCTGACCGGACGGATTGCCTACGGTGACAGCCTGTCGTACCTGCAAAAGATTGCCGTGTTCTTCGCAAGTTTAGGTGTGTTGAACGAGTTGTATCAGGTTGGCGGGTTTTCCTGGGCAACGGTGGTGGTCGTGGTCGGCTACCCGCTGTATTTCGTTCTGCGCAAATACCTGAAAACCGACAACCTTGGTGGCTTGTGGGTCGACATGACCTTGATGCTGCCGGTCGCTTACTGGTTTGTGCAGGGTGGCGAGCAAGGCTTTGGCGTGTTCGATCAGTATCCGGGCTTGCTGTGGCTGATTCCGTTGCTCGGCCTGATCAGCGCATCGGCGCTGGTGGTGTACATCATTGCCAGCCGATTGCTGCCGTTCAGTCTGTTTGGTTTGTTGAGTTACGTTGAACCGGTGCTGTTGCTCGGTGTGGCGTTGTTGCTCGGCGAGAGTATCAAGTCGGGTGAATGGCTGACGTATATACCGATCTGGCTGGCGGTTGTGGTGCTGGTGTTTGAAGGCTTTAAACACCTGATGCGGCAGCGCCGTCCTTAA
- a CDS encoding sugar diacid recognition domain-containing protein has protein sequence MFELDHDLAQDIVDRAMAILPYNVNVMDSQGLILGSGEAERINTRHEGAQLVLANGRVVEIDAPTAMHLKGVQPGINLPLMLDQRLIGVLGITGEPEQLRTYAELVRMTAEMLVGQRNQQAEQQWRRQRCDDLLALLLSEAGDSPRLLDEAQQLGLKPQLTRVPYLFELGLEHGPGQTVDALSAWLMSRYPDSWCVSSAKSSLLWCRPASQHIEHDRLLEKLDGLGWNILRIAVGGQAEGLSGLRRCYRRVADLLAYGREVLPHSRLLNLNRYRLPVMLWRHRNDDALDELLKPLRKVIAKDGNGQLLATLRSWCEHDGQSQACADALGIHRNSLRYRMERIAEISGVDPLRLEGMLALYLGVQLLPQTDPS, from the coding sequence ATGTTCGAACTCGACCACGACCTCGCTCAGGACATCGTCGACCGGGCCATGGCCATTTTGCCGTACAACGTCAACGTCATGGACAGCCAGGGCCTGATCCTCGGCAGCGGTGAAGCGGAGCGGATCAATACCCGGCATGAAGGCGCGCAACTGGTGCTGGCCAACGGTCGGGTGGTGGAGATTGACGCGCCGACTGCCATGCATCTGAAGGGTGTGCAGCCAGGAATCAACCTGCCGCTGATGCTCGACCAACGCTTGATCGGCGTGCTTGGCATCACCGGCGAGCCCGAGCAACTGCGCACTTACGCCGAGCTGGTGCGCATGACGGCAGAGATGTTGGTCGGCCAGCGCAATCAGCAGGCCGAGCAGCAATGGCGGCGGCAACGCTGCGATGACTTGCTGGCATTGCTGCTGAGTGAGGCCGGGGATTCGCCACGGTTGCTCGATGAGGCACAGCAACTGGGGCTCAAACCACAATTGACGCGGGTGCCGTATCTGTTTGAACTGGGTCTGGAACACGGGCCGGGGCAAACCGTCGATGCGCTGAGTGCCTGGCTGATGTCGCGCTATCCAGACAGCTGGTGCGTGAGTTCGGCGAAGTCGTCACTGTTGTGGTGCCGCCCGGCGAGCCAGCACATTGAACATGATCGTTTGCTGGAGAAACTCGACGGTCTGGGCTGGAACATTCTGCGCATCGCCGTGGGCGGGCAAGCGGAGGGGTTGAGCGGTTTGCGCCGGTGTTATCGACGGGTCGCGGATCTGCTCGCCTATGGCCGCGAAGTCTTGCCGCATTCCAGGTTGCTCAACCTCAATCGCTACCGATTACCCGTCATGCTCTGGCGCCATCGCAACGATGACGCGCTCGATGAACTCCTCAAGCCACTGCGCAAAGTAATCGCCAAGGACGGCAACGGTCAGTTGCTCGCGACGCTGCGCAGCTGGTGTGAACACGATGGACAGAGCCAGGCGTGTGCCGACGCGCTGGGGATTCATCGCAACAGCCTGCGCTATCGGATGGAACGGATTGCCGAGATCAGTGGGGTCGATCCGTTAAGGCTGGAAGGGATGTTGGCGCTGTACCTTGGCGTGCAACTGCTGCCGCAGACTGATCCGAGTTAA